In one window of Pseudomonas putida DNA:
- the folB gene encoding dihydroneopterin aldolase: MDRVFIEGLEVDTVIGAYDWERDIRQCLRLDLSFAWDNRPAAAGDDLNLALDYASVSARIQAFAEQSRFELVETFAERLAATLMEEFGIVWMRLKLTKPGAVPAARGGVGVEIERGCL; encoded by the coding sequence TTGGACAGAGTGTTCATCGAGGGACTGGAAGTCGATACCGTCATCGGTGCCTATGACTGGGAGCGGGATATTCGCCAGTGCCTGCGCCTGGACCTGAGTTTCGCCTGGGACAACCGCCCGGCGGCGGCCGGTGACGACCTCAACCTGGCGTTGGACTACGCCAGTGTCTCGGCCCGTATCCAGGCCTTTGCCGAGCAGTCGCGCTTCGAGCTGGTGGAAACCTTCGCCGAGCGTCTCGCGGCGACCTTGATGGAAGAGTTCGGCATCGTGTGGATGCGGTTGAAGCTGACCAAGCCCGGTGCCGTTCCTGCGGCCCGGGGTGGCGTGGGCGTGGAGATCGAGCGCGGATGTCTCTGA
- the dnaG gene encoding DNA primase yields the protein MAGLIPQSFIDDLLNRTDIVDVVSSRIQLKKTGKNHSACCPFHKEKTPSFTVSPDKQFYYCFGCGAGGNALGFIMDHDNLDFPQAVEELARAAGMEVPREEGRRGQKPRQPTDSPLYPLLEAAAEFYRQALRNHPTRKAAVEYLKGRGLSGEIARDFGLGFAPPGWDNLFKHLGADTLQQKVMIDAGLLIENAETGKRYDRFRDRVMFPIRDSRGRVIAFGGRVLGDDKPKYLNSPETPVFHKGQELYGLFEARKHNRNLDEIIVVEGYMDVIALAQQGLRNAVATLGTATSEEHLKRLFRVVPHVLFCFDGDQAGRKAAWRALEATLPNLQDGRRARFLFLPEGEDPDTLVRAEGTDAFQARIHQHAQPLADYFFEQLGSEADPRSLEGKAHMATLAAPLIEKIPGANLRQLMRNRLKEITGLDVQQMEQLAQKTPAPSVPDYDPGYDYDAMASYTPDFSEQHHDYAPAQHEQRPWTPNKGGGKKPWDGNGKPWDKNRKGGKGWQRDEAPPRTPAPVEPPALAALRTLLHHPLLAGKVEDASHFADEEHLYSQLLVALIEAVQKNPGLSSMQLIARWHGTEQGRLLRALAEKEWLIDADNLEQQFFDTITSLSARQRERSLEHLLRKARQSELSTEEKSQLLALLSRNVPAQTPTSSGA from the coding sequence ATGGCCGGGCTGATTCCCCAGAGTTTCATCGACGACCTCCTCAACCGCACCGACATTGTCGACGTGGTGAGTTCGCGCATCCAGCTGAAGAAGACCGGCAAGAACCATTCGGCCTGCTGCCCGTTCCACAAGGAAAAGACGCCGTCCTTCACTGTCAGCCCCGACAAGCAGTTCTACTACTGCTTCGGCTGTGGCGCCGGGGGCAACGCCCTGGGCTTCATCATGGACCACGACAACCTGGATTTCCCCCAGGCAGTCGAGGAACTGGCCCGCGCCGCAGGCATGGAAGTGCCGCGCGAAGAGGGACGACGCGGACAAAAGCCGCGCCAGCCCACCGACTCTCCGCTGTATCCGCTGCTCGAAGCAGCTGCCGAGTTCTATCGCCAGGCGCTGCGCAACCATCCAACACGCAAGGCAGCGGTCGAATACCTGAAGGGCCGCGGCCTGTCCGGCGAAATTGCCCGTGATTTCGGCCTGGGTTTCGCCCCGCCGGGCTGGGACAACCTGTTCAAGCACCTGGGCGCCGACACCCTGCAACAGAAGGTGATGATCGACGCCGGCCTGCTGATCGAGAACGCCGAGACCGGCAAGCGCTACGATCGCTTCCGCGACCGGGTCATGTTCCCGATCCGCGACAGCCGTGGCCGGGTGATCGCCTTCGGCGGGCGCGTGCTGGGCGATGACAAGCCCAAGTACCTGAACTCCCCGGAAACCCCGGTATTCCACAAGGGCCAGGAGCTGTACGGGCTGTTCGAGGCACGCAAGCACAACCGCAACCTCGACGAAATCATCGTGGTCGAGGGCTACATGGATGTGATCGCCCTCGCCCAGCAAGGCCTGCGCAATGCTGTGGCTACGCTAGGCACCGCGACCAGCGAAGAGCACCTCAAGCGCCTGTTCCGCGTGGTGCCCCATGTGCTGTTCTGCTTCGACGGCGACCAGGCCGGGCGCAAGGCGGCCTGGCGTGCACTGGAGGCCACGCTGCCGAACCTGCAGGATGGCAGGCGTGCGCGCTTCCTGTTCCTGCCCGAAGGGGAAGATCCGGATACGCTGGTCCGCGCAGAAGGCACCGACGCCTTCCAGGCCCGCATCCATCAGCACGCCCAACCGCTCGCCGACTATTTCTTCGAGCAACTGGGCAGCGAAGCCGACCCTCGCTCGCTGGAAGGCAAGGCCCACATGGCGACCTTGGCTGCACCGTTGATCGAAAAGATTCCGGGCGCCAATCTGCGTCAGTTAATGCGAAATCGCTTGAAGGAAATTACTGGTCTTGATGTCCAGCAAATGGAGCAGTTGGCACAGAAAACGCCCGCCCCCAGCGTACCGGACTACGATCCAGGCTATGACTACGATGCCATGGCCAGCTACACGCCGGACTTCAGCGAACAGCACCACGACTACGCCCCCGCCCAGCATGAGCAACGCCCCTGGACGCCGAACAAAGGGGGTGGCAAGAAGCCCTGGGATGGCAATGGCAAGCCCTGGGACAAGAACCGCAAGGGCGGCAAGGGCTGGCAGCGCGACGAAGCGCCGCCACGCACGCCGGCACCGGTCGAACCCCCGGCGCTCGCGGCCTTGCGCACATTGCTGCACCATCCGCTGCTGGCCGGCAAGGTCGAGGACGCGAGCCATTTCGCCGACGAAGAACATCTTTACAGCCAGTTGCTGGTAGCCCTGATCGAAGCCGTGCAGAAGAATCCTGGGCTAAGCTCCATGCAACTGATCGCACGCTGGCACGGCACCGAACAGGGGCGTCTGTTGCGGGCGCTGGCGGAGAAGGAATGGCTGATCGATGCCGATAACCTTGAACAACAGTTTTTCGACACCATAACTAGCTTGTCAGCCCGCCAGCGCGAGCGAAGCTTGGAACATCTGCTCAGGAAAGCACGTCAAAGTGAGTTGAGCACTGAGGAAAAATCCCAGTTGCTCGCCCTGCTCAGCAGGAATGTTCCCGCACAAACCCCGACCTCATCTGGCGCGTGA
- the rpoD gene encoding RNA polymerase sigma factor RpoD has protein sequence MSGKAQQQSRIKELITRGREQGYLTYAEVNDHLPEDISDPEQVEDIIRMINDMGINVFESAPDADALLLAEADTDEAAAEEAAAALAAVETDIGRTTDPVRMYMREMGTVELLTREGEIEIAKRIEEGIREVMGAIAHFPGTVDHILGEYDRVTTEGGRLSDVLSGYIDPDDNIAAPTEEVPIPGAKAAAAKEESEDEEEGDENSDDSEEEGESGPDPEVARQRFGAVSDQLQATNKVLKKHGRSGKESVAALQALADLFMPIKLVPKQFDVLVERVRGALDRLRQQERAIMQLCVRDARMPRADFLRLFPSNETDQTWSGDLAKRSTKWAAALGEKDAAIVACQQKLIDLETETGLTVAEIKEINRRMSIGEAKARRAKKEMVEANLRLVISIAKKYTNRGLQFLDLIQEGNIGLMKAVDKFEYRRGYKFSTYATWWIRQAITRSIADQARTIRIPVHMIETINKLNRISRQMLQEMGREPTPEELGERMEMPEDKIRKVLKIAKEPISMETPIGDDEDSHLGDFIEDSTMQSPIDVATVESLKEATRDVLSGLTAREAKVLRMRFGIDMNTDHTLEEVGKQFDVTRERIRQIEAKALRKLRHPTRSEHLRSFLDE, from the coding sequence ATGTCCGGAAAAGCGCAACAGCAATCTCGTATCAAAGAGTTGATCACCCGCGGTCGTGAGCAGGGCTACCTGACTTACGCGGAGGTCAACGACCACCTGCCTGAGGATATTTCAGATCCGGAACAGGTGGAAGACATCATCCGCATGATCAACGACATGGGGATCAACGTATTCGAGAGTGCTCCGGATGCGGATGCCCTGTTGTTGGCGGAAGCCGACACCGACGAAGCCGCAGCCGAAGAAGCCGCCGCAGCGTTGGCGGCCGTTGAAACCGATATCGGCCGCACGACCGACCCGGTACGCATGTACATGCGTGAAATGGGTACCGTCGAGCTCCTGACCCGCGAAGGCGAGATCGAAATCGCCAAGCGTATCGAGGAAGGTATCCGCGAAGTCATGGGCGCCATCGCTCACTTCCCGGGCACCGTCGATCACATTCTCGGCGAGTACGACCGTGTAACGACCGAAGGCGGCCGCCTGTCGGATGTTCTCAGCGGTTACATCGACCCTGACGACAACATCGCCGCGCCTACCGAGGAAGTACCGATCCCAGGCGCCAAGGCTGCAGCGGCGAAGGAAGAGTCGGAAGACGAAGAAGAAGGTGACGAAAACAGCGACGACAGCGAGGAAGAGGGCGAAAGCGGCCCCGATCCAGAAGTTGCGCGTCAGCGTTTCGGTGCCGTCTCCGACCAGCTCCAGGCCACCAACAAGGTCCTGAAGAAACATGGTCGCAGTGGCAAGGAAAGCGTTGCGGCGCTCCAGGCCCTGGCCGATCTGTTCATGCCGATCAAGCTGGTGCCCAAGCAGTTCGACGTACTCGTCGAGCGTGTGCGCGGTGCCCTTGACCGCCTGCGTCAGCAGGAGCGTGCGATCATGCAACTGTGCGTACGTGATGCCCGCATGCCGCGTGCCGACTTCCTGCGCCTGTTCCCGAGCAACGAGACCGACCAGACCTGGAGCGGTGACCTCGCCAAGCGCAGCACCAAGTGGGCCGCTGCCCTGGGTGAGAAGGACGCCGCGATCGTCGCCTGCCAGCAGAAGCTGATCGACCTCGAGACCGAGACCGGCCTGACCGTCGCAGAAATCAAAGAGATCAACCGTCGCATGTCGATCGGCGAGGCGAAAGCCCGTCGCGCCAAGAAGGAAATGGTCGAGGCGAACTTGCGTCTGGTGATCTCCATCGCCAAGAAGTACACCAACCGCGGCCTGCAGTTCCTCGACCTGATCCAGGAAGGCAACATCGGCCTGATGAAGGCGGTGGACAAGTTCGAATACCGTCGTGGCTACAAGTTCTCGACCTACGCCACCTGGTGGATTCGCCAGGCGATCACCCGTTCGATCGCCGACCAGGCGCGCACCATCCGGATTCCGGTGCACATGATCGAGACGATCAACAAGCTCAACCGTATTTCCCGGCAGATGCTGCAGGAAATGGGTCGTGAACCGACCCCGGAAGAGCTGGGTGAGCGCATGGAAATGCCTGAGGACAAGATCCGCAAGGTATTGAAGATCGCCAAAGAGCCGATCTCCATGGAAACCCCGATCGGTGACGACGAGGATTCGCATCTGGGCGACTTCATCGAGGACTCCACCATGCAGTCCCCGATCGACGTGGCCACGGTCGAAAGCCTCAAGGAAGCCACTCGCGACGTGCTCTCGGGCCTGACCGCACGCGAAGCCAAGGTGCTGCGCATGCGTTTCGGTATCGACATGAACACCGACCACACACTTGAAGAAGTCGGCAAGCAGTTCGACGTGACCCGCGAGCGGATCCGTCAGATCGAAGCCAAGGCGTTGCGCAAGCTGCGCCACCCGACGCGAAGCGAGCATCTGCGCTCCTTCCTCGACGAGTGA
- the rpsU gene encoding 30S ribosomal protein S21 — MPAVKVKENEPFDVALRRFKRSCEKAGVLAEVRSREFYEKPTAERKRKAAAAVKRHAKKVQREQRRAVRLY, encoded by the coding sequence ATGCCAGCCGTCAAAGTTAAAGAGAACGAACCCTTCGACGTAGCTCTGCGTCGTTTCAAGCGCTCCTGCGAAAAAGCCGGTGTACTGGCTGAAGTTCGTAGCCGCGAGTTTTACGAGAAGCCGACCGCTGAGCGTAAGCGCAAAGCTGCTGCCGCTGTTAAGCGTCACGCCAAGAAAGTTCAGCGCGAACAGCGCCGCGCCGTTCGTCTGTACTAA
- the plsY gene encoding glycerol-3-phosphate 1-O-acyltransferase PlsY produces MFWLLALLAYLLGSLSFAIVLSRLSGNPDPRSSGSGNAGATNMLRLAGRKLAILTLLGDLCKGLLPVLLAGLAGLSLQAQAWIGLCAVIGHLFPLYFRFQGGKGVATAAGMLMGLYFPAALLAIGAWLLTFYLTRTSSLAALIATPLTLPLLAWREPAALLPMTMLTVLIVWRHRSNLRDLFAGRERHF; encoded by the coding sequence ATGTTTTGGTTATTGGCGCTGCTCGCCTACCTGCTCGGCTCGCTGTCCTTCGCCATTGTCCTGAGCCGCCTCAGTGGCAACCCCGACCCTCGCTCCAGTGGTTCGGGCAACGCCGGCGCGACCAACATGCTGCGCCTGGCAGGCCGCAAGCTGGCCATCCTCACCCTGCTCGGCGACCTGTGCAAGGGTTTGCTGCCAGTGCTGCTGGCCGGACTTGCAGGCCTGAGCCTGCAGGCCCAAGCCTGGATAGGCCTGTGCGCGGTGATCGGCCACCTGTTTCCGCTGTACTTCCGTTTCCAGGGCGGCAAGGGCGTAGCCACTGCGGCGGGCATGCTCATGGGGCTGTACTTTCCCGCCGCGCTGCTGGCGATCGGCGCCTGGTTGCTCACCTTCTACCTCACCCGTACCAGCTCGCTGGCGGCCTTGATCGCCACGCCTCTGACCCTGCCGCTGCTGGCCTGGCGCGAGCCGGCCGCGCTGCTGCCAATGACGATGCTGACAGTACTTATAGTCTGGCGACACCGCAGCAATCTGCGCGACCTGTTTGCCGGCCGCGAACGACATTTCTGA
- a CDS encoding bifunctional diguanylate cyclase/phosphodiesterase codes for MPLMPALLLLLLMIWNTAAGALTLTDEEQAWLNAHPQLRLGVDASWPPFEFRDQEGRYQGLAADYIALIQQRLGVSLQPIEPSNWSQVLEQARQNRIDLLPGIMSTPERQSYLAFTRPYLDFPIVILAHEGGPQPRTLKDLYGLKIAVVENYAPHELLRTHHPDLNLVALPNVSSALQALATDEVDAVVGDLASSIWSLRQLKLDGLYVSGETPYRYQLAMAAPREQKILIGILDKVMADLSSVEISDIQQRWVGNVVDQRSLWRDLLVYGLPTLAMVLLILAAMLRINRRLSSEISRRIALEQELRSSEYHYRSLIESLSAIAWEADANDFTYSYVSPHAEGLLGYPLREWLRPGFWRGILHPEDALWAQAYCDAETAAGRDHSLDYRVIRADGHILWVRNIVSMIEHGHKPLMRGLMIDISETKRTEDALRLSEQKFASVFEQCPDILLIARHSDGCLLEVNKAFEEQIGLSPAQVIGRTATELDLWGVAGSGPTILERMQLGGIRNLEMSFRRSNGELFTGLTSAESFDLDGTPALVVAVRDISQLKETQQQLQTSEEKFAKAFHASPDGLLLSRQSDGLLLEANEGFCRLTGYDINPSLGHNSLDLGIWADLNERDRLIELLKRDGFARDFSCHIRRSDGQIRLCEMSARPLPIGGIDCMLTITRDITERHMMQEKLQLAATVFENTAEGVLITDTEQRISAVNRAFSEITGYSELEALGQTPRLLASGQHDSAFYVAMWHQLTAEGHWQGEICNRRKNGEFYPSWLTISAVRNSEHETTHFVAVFADISSLKHAQAKLDYQAHHDPLTGLPNRTLFESRLQAALTCVQASSRQGAVLFLDLDRFKHINDSLGHPVGDLLLKGIAQRLKEQVRDVDTVARLGGDEFIILLPGLHRPSDASAIANKLLACFHAPVQAGEHEFFTSASIGISLYPQDGTDVATLIRNADAAMYRSKAKGRNRVESYTLDLTAQASERIFLEHELRRAIERNELSLYYQPKFSLKTQGLVGAEALIRWNHPTFGEVPPEQFIHLAEENGSILQLGDWVLEQACRQMHTWKRTYQAFGPLSINLAGAQLRQPSLTRRIEHLLKTFHLKAGDLQLEITENFIMSQAEEALAILHQLKHLGVQLAIDDFGTGYSSLSYLKRLPLDILKIDQSFIRGLPDDPHDAAIARAIIALGRSMQLTIIAEGVENQAQQRFLAAEGCEQIQGYIVSLPLPADEFAATFLRIALSDLSDGTLSKPSL; via the coding sequence ATGCCCTTGATGCCGGCACTTCTGCTGCTGCTCTTGATGATCTGGAACACAGCGGCCGGCGCCCTGACCCTGACGGACGAAGAACAAGCCTGGCTCAACGCCCATCCGCAACTGCGCCTGGGCGTGGATGCGTCTTGGCCGCCATTCGAATTTCGCGACCAGGAAGGTCGCTATCAGGGATTGGCCGCCGACTACATTGCCCTGATCCAGCAACGCCTGGGCGTTTCGCTGCAGCCGATCGAGCCCAGCAATTGGTCGCAGGTACTCGAGCAGGCACGACAGAACCGCATCGACCTGCTTCCAGGCATCATGTCGACGCCCGAACGCCAGTCCTACCTGGCCTTCACCCGCCCCTACCTCGACTTCCCCATCGTCATCCTTGCCCACGAAGGCGGCCCTCAGCCACGCACCCTCAAAGACCTGTACGGCCTGAAAATCGCGGTCGTGGAAAACTACGCTCCCCATGAGTTACTGCGCACCCACCACCCGGATCTCAATCTGGTGGCCTTGCCCAATGTGAGTTCAGCCCTGCAGGCGTTGGCTACCGACGAAGTGGATGCGGTGGTTGGCGACCTTGCATCGAGCATCTGGAGCCTGCGCCAGCTCAAGCTCGATGGCCTGTACGTCAGTGGCGAGACGCCCTACCGCTATCAGTTGGCCATGGCCGCCCCACGGGAACAGAAAATCCTCATCGGCATTCTCGACAAAGTCATGGCCGACCTGAGCAGCGTCGAAATCAGTGACATTCAGCAGCGCTGGGTCGGCAACGTCGTCGATCAACGGAGCCTATGGCGCGATCTGCTGGTCTATGGCCTGCCGACACTGGCCATGGTGTTGCTGATCCTCGCCGCCATGCTGCGCATCAACCGCCGTCTCAGCTCGGAGATTTCGCGGCGGATCGCCCTGGAGCAAGAGCTGCGCAGCAGCGAATACCACTACCGCAGCCTGATCGAAAGCCTTTCGGCCATCGCCTGGGAAGCCGACGCCAACGATTTCACCTACAGCTACGTCTCCCCGCACGCCGAGGGCCTGCTTGGCTATCCGCTGAGGGAATGGCTCAGACCTGGTTTCTGGCGCGGTATCCTGCACCCCGAGGACGCCCTCTGGGCCCAGGCCTACTGCGACGCCGAAACCGCTGCCGGGCGCGACCACAGCCTCGACTATCGCGTGATACGTGCCGACGGGCACATCCTCTGGGTGCGCAATATCGTCAGCATGATCGAGCACGGCCACAAGCCGCTGATGCGCGGCCTGATGATCGACATCAGCGAAACCAAACGCACCGAGGATGCCCTTCGCCTATCCGAACAGAAGTTCGCCTCGGTGTTTGAGCAATGCCCCGACATCCTGCTCATCGCCCGTCACAGCGACGGATGCCTGCTGGAAGTCAACAAAGCATTCGAGGAGCAGATCGGCCTGAGCCCGGCCCAGGTCATAGGCCGCACCGCCACAGAACTGGACCTGTGGGGCGTTGCGGGCTCCGGCCCGACGATCCTTGAGCGCATGCAACTGGGCGGCATCCGCAACCTGGAAATGAGCTTCCGGCGCAGCAACGGCGAGTTATTCACAGGCCTCACCTCCGCTGAAAGCTTCGACCTGGATGGCACACCGGCGCTGGTGGTTGCCGTGCGCGACATCAGCCAGCTCAAGGAAACCCAGCAACAGTTGCAGACTTCCGAAGAGAAGTTCGCCAAGGCCTTCCACGCATCGCCCGACGGCTTGCTGCTGTCGCGCCAGAGCGATGGCCTGCTGCTGGAAGCCAACGAAGGTTTCTGCCGCCTGACCGGCTACGACATCAACCCAAGCCTTGGCCACAACAGCCTTGATCTGGGCATCTGGGCCGACCTCAACGAACGTGATCGGCTGATCGAACTGCTCAAGCGCGATGGTTTTGCGCGCGATTTCAGTTGCCATATCCGCCGTAGCGACGGCCAGATCCGCCTGTGCGAAATGTCCGCTCGGCCGCTGCCAATCGGCGGCATCGACTGCATGCTGACCATCACCCGCGACATCACCGAGCGCCACATGATGCAGGAAAAACTGCAACTGGCCGCCACGGTCTTCGAGAACACCGCCGAGGGCGTGCTGATCACCGACACCGAGCAGCGCATCAGTGCGGTCAATCGCGCCTTCAGCGAGATCACCGGCTACAGCGAGCTCGAAGCCCTCGGCCAGACCCCGCGTCTGCTCGCCTCCGGCCAACACGACAGCGCCTTCTACGTCGCCATGTGGCATCAGCTCACCGCCGAAGGCCATTGGCAGGGCGAGATCTGCAACCGGCGCAAGAACGGCGAGTTCTACCCCAGTTGGCTGACCATCAGCGCCGTACGCAACAGCGAACACGAGACCACCCATTTCGTCGCCGTGTTCGCCGACATCTCCAGCCTCAAGCACGCCCAGGCCAAGCTCGACTACCAGGCCCACCACGACCCGCTCACCGGCCTGCCCAACCGCACCCTGTTCGAGAGCCGCCTGCAGGCTGCCCTCACCTGCGTCCAGGCTTCCAGCCGCCAGGGCGCCGTGCTGTTCCTCGACCTCGACCGCTTCAAGCACATCAACGACAGCCTCGGCCACCCGGTCGGCGACCTCTTGCTTAAAGGCATCGCTCAACGCCTGAAAGAGCAGGTGCGCGATGTCGACACCGTCGCCCGCCTGGGCGGCGACGAATTCATCATCCTCTTGCCCGGCCTGCATCGCCCAAGCGACGCCAGCGCCATCGCCAACAAGCTGCTGGCGTGTTTCCACGCCCCGGTTCAGGCCGGCGAGCACGAGTTCTTCACCAGTGCCAGCATCGGTATCAGCCTGTACCCGCAAGACGGCACCGACGTCGCCACATTGATCCGCAACGCCGACGCCGCCATGTACCGCTCCAAGGCCAAGGGCCGCAACCGCGTCGAAAGCTACACCCTCGACCTCACTGCCCAGGCCAGCGAACGTATTTTTCTCGAACATGAGCTGCGCCGCGCCATCGAACGCAACGAACTGAGCCTGTACTACCAACCCAAGTTCAGCCTCAAGACCCAGGGATTGGTCGGTGCCGAGGCGCTGATCCGCTGGAACCACCCGACCTTCGGGGAAGTACCACCGGAGCAGTTCATTCACCTGGCCGAAGAGAACGGCAGCATCCTCCAGCTCGGCGACTGGGTGCTGGAGCAGGCCTGCCGGCAGATGCACACCTGGAAGCGCACCTATCAAGCATTCGGCCCACTGTCGATCAACCTCGCGGGCGCTCAATTACGCCAGCCCAGCCTGACCCGACGTATCGAACACCTGCTCAAGACCTTCCACCTCAAGGCCGGCGACCTGCAGCTCGAAATCACCGAGAACTTCATCATGAGCCAGGCCGAGGAAGCCCTGGCCATCCTGCATCAGCTCAAGCACCTGGGTGTGCAACTGGCGATCGACGATTTCGGCACCGGCTACTCCTCGCTGAGCTACCTGAAGCGCCTGCCGCTGGACATCCTCAAGATCGACCAGTCGTTCATCCGCGGCCTGCCCGACGATCCCCACGACGCCGCCATCGCCCGCGCCATCATTGCCCTGGGCCGCAGCATGCAGTTGACCATCATCGCCGAAGGCGTGGAGAACCAGGCCCAACAACGCTTCCTGGCCGCTGAGGGGTGCGAACAGATCCAGGGCTACATCGTCAGCCTGCCCCTACCCGCCGACGAGTTCGCCGCCACCTTTCTTCGTATAGCACTATCGGATCTTTCAGATGGCACCCTTAGCAAACCCTCGTTATAA
- a CDS encoding tail assembly protein, whose protein sequence is MATSAISYTPRTKVRLGSFLGKRYGKVHYLVLDRGDAREATRALDVNFPGFARDLAEAESRGLRFAVFKNGKNIGERDLDLGGARELTFMPIVTGSKRGGLFQTILGAALIVASFFVAPGTQPALLVGGLANVAGGVIQMLSPQAKGLAMSGAPENLPSYAFGSAKNTTASGNPVPICIGKRRWGGAIISASIYAEDKA, encoded by the coding sequence ATGGCTACGTCCGCGATCAGCTACACCCCGCGCACCAAGGTCCGACTGGGCAGCTTTCTAGGCAAGCGCTATGGCAAGGTGCATTACCTGGTGCTCGATCGAGGGGACGCCAGAGAAGCCACGAGAGCGCTCGACGTGAATTTCCCCGGGTTCGCAAGAGACCTGGCTGAAGCGGAGAGCCGTGGACTACGGTTCGCCGTGTTCAAGAACGGAAAGAATATCGGTGAGCGTGATCTCGACCTGGGCGGAGCGCGTGAACTGACGTTCATGCCGATCGTCACCGGTAGCAAGCGGGGTGGCCTGTTTCAAACGATCCTTGGCGCCGCTCTGATCGTCGCCTCGTTCTTCGTGGCGCCTGGCACACAGCCAGCCCTTCTAGTGGGAGGGCTCGCGAACGTGGCAGGTGGCGTTATCCAGATGCTGAGTCCACAAGCCAAAGGGCTAGCCATGAGCGGAGCGCCTGAGAACCTGCCGTCCTACGCTTTTGGCTCAGCCAAGAACACCACGGCCAGCGGCAATCCAGTACCGATCTGCATTGGCAAGCGCCGCTGGGGCGGGGCGATCATTTCGGCATCGATCTACGCCGAGGACAAGGCTTAA
- the tsaD gene encoding tRNA (adenosine(37)-N6)-threonylcarbamoyltransferase complex transferase subunit TsaD, whose product MLVLGLETSCDETGVALYDSERGLLADALFSQIDLHRVYGGVVPELASRDHVKRMLPLIREVLDEAGCVAADIDAIAYTAGPGLVGALLVGASCAQALAFAWDIPAIGVHHMEGHLLAPMLEEQPPQFPFVALLVSGGHTQLVQVDGIGQYALLGESLDDAAGEAFDKTAKLIGLNYPGGPEIARLAEQGTPGRFVFPRPMTDRPGLEFSFSGLKTFALNTWQQCRNAGDDSEQTRCDLSLAFQQAVVETLTIKCKRALKQTGLKRLVIAGGVSANKALRASLEDMLASIKGNVYYARPKFCTDNGAMIAYAGCQRLLAGQQQDLAISVQARWPMEQLPPL is encoded by the coding sequence ATGCTAGTACTGGGATTGGAAACATCCTGCGACGAAACCGGCGTCGCATTATACGACAGTGAGCGCGGCCTGTTGGCCGATGCGCTGTTCAGCCAGATCGACCTGCACCGCGTCTACGGCGGCGTCGTGCCCGAGCTCGCCTCGCGCGATCACGTCAAGCGCATGCTGCCGCTGATCCGCGAAGTGCTGGATGAAGCCGGCTGCGTCGCTGCCGACATCGATGCCATCGCCTATACCGCCGGCCCTGGTCTGGTCGGTGCGCTGCTGGTTGGCGCCTCCTGTGCACAGGCGCTGGCGTTCGCGTGGGATATTCCGGCGATCGGCGTTCACCACATGGAGGGCCACCTGCTGGCGCCGATGCTCGAGGAGCAGCCGCCGCAGTTCCCGTTCGTCGCCTTGCTGGTATCCGGTGGTCACACTCAACTGGTGCAGGTCGATGGCATCGGCCAGTACGCGCTTCTGGGCGAGAGCCTGGATGACGCGGCGGGCGAGGCCTTCGACAAGACGGCCAAGCTGATCGGTCTGAATTATCCCGGCGGACCCGAGATCGCGCGTCTGGCCGAACAGGGTACGCCCGGCCGCTTCGTGTTCCCGCGGCCGATGACCGACCGTCCGGGGCTCGAGTTCAGCTTCAGCGGTCTCAAGACCTTCGCCCTGAATACCTGGCAGCAGTGCCGCAATGCGGGTGACGACAGCGAGCAAACCCGTTGCGACCTGTCGCTGGCATTCCAGCAGGCGGTGGTGGAGACTCTGACCATCAAGTGCAAGCGTGCCCTCAAGCAGACCGGTCTCAAGCGCCTGGTCATCGCCGGAGGCGTGAGCGCCAACAAGGCGCTGCGGGCATCGCTCGAGGACATGCTCGCGAGCATCAAGGGCAATGTGTACTACGCACGTCCGAAGTTCTGCACCGACAACGGCGCGATGATCGCCTATGCCGGCTGCCAGCGCCTGTTGGCCGGACAGCAGCAGGATCTGGCGATCAGCGTGCAGGCGCGTTGGCCGATGGAGCAATTGCCGCCGCTGTGA